In Acidobacteriota bacterium, one genomic interval encodes:
- a CDS encoding C1 family peptidase — translation MNGEEQNVSSPTANKSRDLSEDEADKPPPPRDEAREAREARRKENIKRLKEYYDEQYDKLGIKLDVGSDGIELKKVHEKTPDFVRAQIQHDFLRLAEAAKEQEMLELAQQIKRFDWRSLGVTPLVRDQGDRTMTCWAHATTAAFESSLMIQRARAELTANGINKKIAEQDKVSGGFKISSTGGQSTFTFEPALADLRRWIQHRQAGQHEKIQLDVRRVVKFVKAAVKSSEEAAEYHENAFKYFYDQGAPLEALMLYSEAGEITLQFEQIPEIEMKEGSAFIKAVAWDYVTKNLTIDPKNHFPSGSTVPPPVEEIKVALLEYGPLVVGMALDSNSEFSKYKKLPLEKTTAPSLVFPEKDEVVELDLPDHVLLLIGWDDTKNAWIVQNSYGTDWGYSCDDPRVGEDGFSPTCGYAYIRYGSCNIGSVASWIVAPLLTAAQEEAMRSLAADSIAAATRLVKQSANVVDRVTPKSTQAASNVILKVIKSIIDVMKQIVTSLLSQFLKPRK, via the coding sequence ATGAACGGCGAAGAACAAAACGTGTCATCACCAACAGCAAATAAGTCACGGGATTTATCAGAGGATGAGGCTGACAAGCCACCGCCACCGCGTGACGAGGCGAGAGAGGCGAGAGAGGCTCGTCGCAAAGAGAATATAAAACGACTCAAGGAATACTACGATGAGCAATACGATAAATTGGGTATCAAGCTCGACGTAGGCTCCGATGGAATAGAACTGAAAAAAGTTCATGAAAAGACGCCTGATTTTGTCAGGGCGCAAATTCAACATGATTTTCTCCGGTTAGCGGAAGCAGCAAAGGAGCAAGAGATGCTGGAGCTAGCTCAGCAGATCAAAAGGTTTGACTGGCGGAGCCTGGGTGTTACGCCGCTTGTGCGTGATCAAGGTGATCGCACGATGACGTGTTGGGCCCATGCCACGACAGCGGCGTTTGAGAGCAGCCTGATGATTCAACGCGCCAGAGCTGAGCTAACGGCGAACGGCATTAACAAAAAAATTGCCGAGCAAGATAAAGTTTCTGGGGGCTTCAAAATCTCGTCTACCGGGGGGCAAAGCACTTTCACATTTGAACCTGCCCTGGCAGACCTCAGACGCTGGATTCAACACCGCCAAGCAGGCCAACACGAGAAAATTCAACTAGACGTAAGACGTGTCGTTAAGTTTGTCAAAGCAGCCGTCAAGTCTTCCGAGGAAGCGGCAGAGTATCACGAGAATGCCTTTAAGTATTTTTATGATCAGGGTGCTCCGCTCGAAGCCTTGATGCTTTATTCCGAAGCCGGTGAGATCACGCTGCAGTTCGAGCAAATCCCCGAAATTGAGATGAAGGAAGGTTCCGCCTTCATCAAGGCAGTAGCTTGGGATTACGTCACAAAAAATCTAACCATAGACCCGAAAAACCACTTTCCCTCAGGCTCGACTGTTCCTCCGCCTGTAGAAGAAATCAAAGTCGCTTTGCTGGAATACGGGCCGCTCGTGGTTGGGATGGCTTTGGATAGTAACAGTGAGTTTTCGAAATATAAAAAGCTGCCTCTGGAAAAAACTACAGCGCCTTCTCTCGTTTTCCCGGAGAAGGATGAGGTAGTCGAACTGGATCTGCCTGATCACGTTTTGTTATTGATTGGTTGGGATGATACGAAAAACGCCTGGATTGTGCAGAACTCCTACGGCACCGATTGGGGATATTCGTGCGACGACCCGCGCGTCGGCGAAGACGGTTTTTCCCCGACTTGTGGATATGCATACATCAGGTATGGGAGCTGCAATATCGGCAGTGTTGCTTCGTGGATAGTCGCTCCTTTGCTGACCGCAGCCCAGGAAGAGGCGATGCGCAGTTTAGCCGCTGATTCAATTGCGGCAGCCACCAGATTGGTGAAGCAATCAGCAAATGTTGTTGACCGTGTGACACCCAAATCCACTCAAGCTGCCAGCAATGTGATCCTGAAAGTCATCAAGTCAATCATTGATGTAATGAAACAAATTGTTACTAGCCTTTTGTCACAGTTCTTAAAGCCTAGGAAGTAA